The DNA window GAAGCGTTTAACTATAGTCAATAATGAGCTGAATAGTAAACAGGAAAACAACATTTCCCTTATTTTCCGCCGTTAGATCAAAATGATTGCAGACTTCGGAATTTGTCCTTTTCCTTAGTTCCACTTGTGTGCCAAAAGAAGCTCTTCTTGTTGGTGCTCCACAGtcaaaagacacaagtttttaaagtgacacacacacaaggaGGCATTGAGGCACGCAGCATCACTCCTTGTTTTTCACAAGGCATCGAATGCTTCACTAAAGTTGGAAGCCATGTTAACTTCTAAGCTCGAGCTTTTGAAAAAACAAATAGCGGCAGTAACTTTACCAAGTACAGTGTCACCATATGGTCAATACTACAGTGataaaatctgtatttttttttcagtatggCAAAATCATTTTTTCCGGTTATTGATTACAAATTCAGGAAATACGTTTCTGGTcacaggagggctttaagggcaaaaTCAAACTGCAGTGGAACCCCAACTTACAAGTACCCCGACTTGCGAGTATTTTTCAATACAAGCGGTCTCTcagctttttgttatgcttttaGTTGAAAGTATAATTGGAGTGCCAAGCCTCCCCGCCACCAGTTAAAATAGTATTTGTCCACAGCCCACAGCCAGGGATCGACACGATCCTGCCCTTCAAACACCAAAACTGAGTTAGttctgagaagaagaagaaacagaaGAAGAGGTCAACCGAATCAGAGAAACTAATCATTAAAACATGTTAGCAGCCCACCTGGTCAGTCAGCATCACACAAAGTCAGAGCCAGCCTCCGTGGCGTGCAGCCACAAATGTCCAAAGGACATACATTTATccgtgaaaatatggagaagctgctgatgcttTATTTGACGTTTTACTTCATTCTGTTCTATGGACCATGGAGCATTACCTTCTAATACACAGACAGCTTGCTGTAAATTCTGGCCTTGGGTCCGTCACTCAAAAACGTCCGTGGGCAAGATAACCAGCAATGACAGTTCCGTATTGGTACACGCCCACACAAGTCTAGTTCCCGATGTAAATGCAGAATAATATCATTCAATTATTTCATGAATGTAATTGTCTGTTGTACAtgccattgtattgtttttcaaacaaAACTTCCTACCGAGCGTCCTTGCAAAGGGCTGCAATATATCATGCTATATATTTGGGGCCATGTCGCCCATCCCTAtgtgcaactcaacactttctcaccAGTGTGCACTCATGTGTATCACAAGGATTCTAGATCACTGATGCTTTTGCTGCAGCTTGAACATGAAAAAGTCTTGTGTGTGTTGTCAAACTTATTTTCTGAATGAAACTTTTACCACAAATTGAGCATATAAATggtttctcaccagtgtgtaGTCTCATGTGTGTTAAAAGGTTTGTGCGTTCACTGAAACTTTTATTGCAGCTTGAACACGAAAAAGGCTTTTCCcccgtgtgtattctcatgtgtcttttcaactgAGGTTTCCGACCGAAACCTTTACCGCAAACGGAGCATATGAATtgattttctccagtgtgtattctcatgtgtcttaCAAGGTCTTTTTCTTCACTAAAGTGTTCGTTGCagcttgaacatgaaaaaggtttcacAGCGTTGTGTATTTTCATGTGTGTGGTCAAAGTTCCTCTCTGGGTGTAACTTTTACCACATACTGAACATacgaaaggtttctcacctgtgtgcgttctcatgtgttcttttaaATGAACTTTTTGTACACAACTTATACCACATACTGAGCAGCTAAacagtttctctccagtatgtatttttgtgtgtgttgtcaaATTTCCTTTATGAGTGAagcctttgccacaaactgagCATATGAATGGTCTATCgccggtgtgtattctcatgtgtgtcaCAAGGATCCCTCGTCCACTGAAGCTTTTGTTGCAtactgaacaagaaaaaggtttatcAGAGTGTTTTGTCATGTGCCTGGCAAGGTTTCCTTTTTCAATAAAACTTTCATTCCTGCTCGAGCATTTAAAAAGTTTCTCACCAGTGTGTATTTTCATGTGTGTTGTCAATGTTCCTTTGAGAGTGAAACTTTTCCCACAAACTGAGCAAACGAACGATTTCtcgcctgtgtgtgttctcatgtgtgttgtCAAATTTCCCTTGCGTGTGAAACTCGTCCCGCAAACTGAGCACAGGaatggtttttctccggtgtgtattctcatgtgtgttgtcaaagatcctttacgagTGAAACGTCTCCCGCAAACCGAGCATTTGAatggtttctctcctgtgtgttttCGCATGTGTGTTTTTAGATCAGAATGGTAAttaaaggttttgtcacagtgagcacatttaaagtgtgtgttgtcactATGACATGTCATACCCGCTTTAGAGttctcatcatcagtgtcagaagAGTGTGATGTTGTGTCCTCACTCTCTGATAGTGGAGCTAGGAGGTTGTTTGCTTGAGTTCCttcacagtggtctccatcagcttctcttGTCATGTGCTGAGTTGAGCTACTGCTTTGAGGCTCCACCTctctctcctcactttcacctttgatctCTTCTTCATTCTTCACAATGACACAAATTACTGGGAACTCGTCCAACCCTTCAAAAcgctctccctcctgactgatgcagCGTTCCTCTTGTTCCTCTTTGATGTGGGGGAGATgcggctcctcctcttcctctttagtgTTGGGGCACCATGGTACCTCCTCATCCTCTTTAAGGTGGGGGGGCTGTGGTTGCTTCATCTCCCGCTGTTCAGGAAAAAAATGGTCTTCACTGATGTCTGCAGAACACAAGAAGACAAAGACAAGCTTTAGAAAAGTGCAGCTTTGCTCAGTTACATGAGACATTAGGGCTTTTTCCACTGCAAGAACTTTCACATTTACCcaggtaaataaagttccccctgtatttccaccaaaaactatctGGGTAGATTTAGTTCCACATGAACTGTTTATAGTTCCTCCCAGCGAGGGAGGAATGCTGATTGGTTGAATACAGTTAAAGACGTTTTCAAACATATGACCACTGTGCTACCtcgctatttttttttatcacatatttttttacaaatttttcaGGAGATTTCCAATATtttaaaatgcaaatgttgattctCATATGACCGGCAGCAATAGATACAGGATAAATGTTTTTGCCGCTAAATTACCCACAACGTTAGCGCTGAATAAAACAATATGTTGCTAGTGGTCTAACGTATCCTAtagaaaatatgttaaaaaacaacttaaagccttgtccagctgtttactgacatacACGAGTCATGTTTAACTAACTTCTACTGTAAACGAATACCGGCTCCaaagcctccttgactactaataattacTTAATAGTGGTTGCACAGACTAGTCGACACAGGTCTAATCAACaatcttcattaaaaaaaaaaacttatttaaaaacaaacctTTAGCTAGTCTAAATTCTTTAGcgaataacaaaaacacaaaatataaaatCAATTTcctggtttaagaggacattTTAAACATCAGCAGCATgataaactgggtaacacatggcacactgacaaagtttcacctatttttactataacaatctacaaggttaatatagctggcttctctttcttcccctccatttatctgctttcttttgtatctctaggtatcattacatatatgtattgttgcatttgaacaactgtattgttgataatagaggtaaattattggtattgttcattatcaatagtgctatttctattggtatttgtattgctcaatTTGTATtgcaataatgctcattgtcatttctgtattattatttatttcactaactgcttctttgctatcacttttaccatcatatttgtacatatcatatttgctgatgttgctctattgttgttgttgtttttgtctctctgtcttatcccccttttgtccccacaatttccccctctgtcttccttgtatcctctttctatcccctcctgctccggtccggctgcaccaaatgataatataaatacatttaataaagtcaaatacaaataaggcaacaagagaagtatcccacacttctcttttgtaaagtaaatttgtacagccgatatgggcatctacatcaataatatgatttgcctgagaagctggacatgacaaaaaaaaaacccatcagcAGCGACTTGAAAATATTTTACTTTTAGCAATAGTGTTTTTTTAGCTCAGCATTTTTAGAAGACCCATtttccctgaaaaatgtaagccAGTAACACCCAGGTGACAATATTGCCACTGCAGCTAAACAGCCTTACAGATTGTGTGTACATTTGTTGTGGCAGTGCTTCTTCAGCAAAGTAGTTGTGACTGGGAAGTTTATATAAAGAGTTCATTATTTCTGTCAGCTTTTTTGATCTGTTTTTTTCATACCATTGCAACTAGGAACATgtctatttacacaaagtttgtatTTTGGCAAAACTGTCTTCTCCATTGTTTTCAAGTGCATCCGTCTCCCTTGCGTTGATGATTTGATAGAATCACGTAAATTGCAACTTGCCATGCTGCGGTCATGAACGCGTGTTTCCCCGTGTGATGCCGAGTGTTACCGAGGTTTGAGTCAAATGGAAGAGATTGCTGGCAATAGGTTGTATTCAGTCATGTGACCTTTGAACGAAAGTAAACAAAGTGGTGGTCTACCAAACAACATGGCGACTGTGCAGAAAAAAGAGTGCAAACTATCTTAGTACGCtagcagatatgagcaaaaaatcaaactccatccatccattttctggggAGCCCAGGAATCGAACCAAGGACCTTCTCGCTGAGAGGTATGTGCGCTAACCACTGCTTCACCGTACTGCCCCAAAAAAATCGAGCTGTGTAATGGAATGATatgttatcaaaaaaaaagaTTAGTCAAGTTATCTCAAGGTTTATCCatcggtcgcgttcccagacatgtcgaactGTCTGGTGCTCTAAACATTATTCTAaacaacaaaacagatgaaaacttggaaaagcatgtatCAATATAGTGGCATTGTCTCaaatatccatacttgccaaccctcccgaattttccgggagactcacaaatttcagtgcctctcccgaaaatgtcccgggacaaccattcttccgaatttctcccgatttccaaacagacttaaggcacgccctctccaggtccgtgcggacctgagtgaggacagcctatcgtcacgtccgcttttccttcatataaacagcgtgccggcccagtcacgttataacatctactgcttttggagagtgcacaactgcacacacaacaaggagacaaagcagaagaatgaagaagaggcagtcatggcgacgacgagtgaatgagaatagaacgaggatggacaattcaaccctaaactcactaatttcctgcaaattacatttcacagatgctgcccataccgaTGCTCCTTcaaaaggctgtgctactggctgcaaagcattgcactttcaaatacaacaatgagtagaggagtgttatgtgtgtgtatatgtgtaaataaatgaacactgaaattcaagtatttcttttatatatatatatatatatatatatcagtgacgtgcggtgaggttgatggctggtgaggcactgacttcatcacagtcagatttacaaacatatgaaccctaaagagtatgttattcaccatttgattggcagcagttaacgggttatgtttaaaagctcataccagcattcttccctgcttggcactcagcatcaagggttggaattgggggttaaatcaccaaaaatgattcccgggcgctgcggcactgctgccaactgctcccctcacctcccagggggtgaacaaggggatgggtcaaatgcagaggacacatttcaccacacctagtgtgtgacaatcattggtactttaacttaactttaaactgtagcacacaaaaaagcacatttaattaaaaaaaaaacgttattatggtcttacctttacttataaatgaagtccatgcaccgctccttctgaacaaaagcattgataacttgtttatagaagtcttccttatctttcttcagttttaaaagtctctctgtctcgatggagatcttcctttaattattacctcctgcttcaattgaaagtccagtttagaaaactgttttttattttagatatgtatcctccatgttaaaattccaggcgagaggaaaaaataaaccatcgctgctaactgtagcttgttgtaacttattctgcagccgagtaattgcaagaatgatccctgggatcactagcgccctctaccaccatgaggcgggattactgcgagcctcacccagtgcgtcttcgcagccgttttacgattgctcagcacaagaaatacgttgcacgcatacagttgttgacaaaatacactgtacattatatacctcagctaactaaactatggaaatttataatatagttatatagcaatacggtctcactgcacagcaggccagcagttagccgagtcaatgcgcaatccatggtgaggctcaactggctgctgactcaccgcaagtctcttctcagtatttgaacggcaaatgtgaaaattctgcgattttgaataaaaataatctaaaactggtgaagttaaatagaaaataactttatagtataatcactggatacatataacaatttaataaaaaatgtttctttttacattttttttctttccatgatggcacgtgaggccctgcctcacctgcctcccccgactgcacgtcactgatatatatatatatatatacacatagctagaattcactgaaagtcaagtatttattttatttatatatatatatatatatatatatatatatatatatatatatatatatatatatatatatatatatatatataagaaatacttgaatttcagtgaattctagccatacttgccaaccttgagacctccgatttcgggaggtgggggggggcgtgtatcgggggggtgtggttaagaggggaggagtatatttacagctagaattcaccaagtcaagtatttcatatatatatataagaaatacttgactttcagtgaattctagctatatatatatatatatatatatatatatatatatttattttattatatatatatatgtattagagatgcgcggtttgcgggcacaaccgcggagtccgcgaattatccgcgaatcgggcggatgaaattttaaaaaattagattttatcagcgggtcgggtcgggtcgggcgattgaaattaaaaaaaatttgattttaaatagattcaggcgggtggcagttaaaccaattcggaaatatgatgtagcggctagctacggggtgttagccaatggctttggctggggggcgggacttccgggcaagttagggaagtgacgttgttgacaggaagtgttagttcgagttttgccgggaaagaggggagacgcacattggagctgttgtgtggttacattgcatcttattacaataaatacgagacaaacgaataagtctatgagcctacgttcctgggaacattacaatatatacatagttaaatgttgttacccacatacgaaaaacgagcaggcacctgctgcatatgccacaacagaagaagaaaaaaaaaaagagatggacacttttacggagcggagaaggcccccgacgcctcgccggggtccgggaccgaagccccttcccccgagagggccccaccgggagccgtagctgaggcgatccgcgagaagggcccgacgcacgtccagggtcaccaccgcgcccactgcaccgacaccccgcctcgtccgccttcgccgcggccggcgtcacgcgcagcaggtaagcagcttacctgcccgccacccccgtggccgggggcgcgtaacaggggtcactccgcgcgcagtgcgctcacgaaaggggtggggctcaccctggttgatatagacagcaggacggtggccatggaagttggaacccgctaaggagtgtgtaacaacccacctgccggatcaactagccctgaaaatggatggcgctggagcgtcgggcccatatacccggccgtcgccggcagcgagacgcgcttggaggtgcgctcagcgcggctcccatatgattgcgcactggtgtgcgtctgggtcgtgacagcgtggcacgcgaatgtctgtgctgcgttggatcagtctcctttctttaacaggcaaaagctttataacctcactaatgccttgcatcgtctatattagatatataacaacgggcgggtgcgggcggatggcgggcggatgcagttctgatcaaatgttagatcgggtggattgcggatggttgacgactttctgatgcggttgcggatgaaataattgcctatccgcgcatctctaatatgtatatatttattgtattatatatatatatatatatatatatatatatatatatatatatatatatatatatatatatatatatataaataaataatagaaatacttgaatttcagtgttcatttatttacacatatacacacacataacactcatctactcattgttgagttaaaggttgaattgtccatccttctattctctgtcactatttttcatacatgctgaacaccctctctgatgatgctttctgcttcgtctccttgttgtgtgtgcagttgtgcactgcactctctaaaagccctagatgttattgtcacatatgcatgtacagtagatggcagtattgtcctgtttaagagtgtcacaacattgctgtttacggcagacgaactgctttacggtagacgaaaacgtgactgctgttgttgtgtgttgttgttgccgcgctgggaggatgttaatgaaactgcctaacaataaacacataagaaaccaagaactcgccctcgatctttctacagttataacgtcattgggcaggcacgctgtttatattgtgggaaagcagacgtgaaaacaggctgtcgacacgtcactcaggtccgcctgaatttcgggagactttcggtagaaaatttgtcccgggaggttttcgggagaagcgctgaatttcgggagtctcccggaaaatccaggagggttggcaagtatgattctaactataaatatacttctcccccctcaacccccaaaatctcccgaattcggaggtctcaagtttggcaagtatgcaaatatcTGCTTCTAAAATATACTTGTACCACACAGTCCCAATTTAGAGAACATTAAATACTATTAATGCCACATTTTAGAAGCGTTTGTATCACTTTAACATTACAAAAATCCGATATTTGCCCATCGATCCAGAATCAATCATTTCCCAACCTTTAACAGCTAGCGATCATTGCTAGCTAACTGCACTAGGAACATTTATGTGTGCACTCATTTGCTACAGAGTTCGCTTCGAAATTGCATTAATTGCAGTAACAACATACAGTAGTTCCTTGGAGGTATGAAATTATTTGTgttatgtgacgtcacgttgcaaTGGGACAGCACTAATACCTGAAGTACAACATTATGAAATACACGCAGTGAACAGCccaaaataaacataattatcTCCTAAACAATATGCTCACTCACCGTTGAGTCAATGTATGAGTTTTATGGCGTTTCACCTCCCCAGCTGAGCTCAGTGGACATGTGTAGCACCCACACTGTTCTAGCTCTACAGTTTAAACACAACAAATATAGCAATTATCGACTGTTGAAACATGACCCAGAATgtgtaaacatatatttaaacTGTTTGTATCTGAATGTACCTTTTCCCGCCGATCGATAGGTCTCACACCGGTCATAAAGCCGGAAGTAACAATAACAGGAAGTGAGCGCATGACGTCATATGGGTCTTTTAGCTCACAGGATTCGCTGATTGGCTAACAGGGAAACTGATCAAATTTGATTGGCTCGTTGTGAGAGCCTGTCTCACGAAGCTTTGACTGCAgtttataacaatacaacagtaaATGGATGtttgagtgacatttttaattgacacCAAATGTGATTTACTTGAGATACCATTCCTGAACTGTTTTAACCGTTTCAATGCACTCCATGTGCTTGTTTCTACCAAAATGTAATACTGTTGGTTGTTCAAGGGTTTTAATGGCtgtatatttttaatgcattttaatgtaAATAATAGTATTATATAGTTTTGAAGCATGGGCTACATGTGCATCTTCTTCTGCTTTCCTTACTGCCTCTGAATATGATTTGTTTGAGCTATCAATTATCTTGCCACTTTTATCATCTCTTGTCTcctttcctcttcttcttcttcttacggTCTGCATTcttcatcttctttcattttcatCTTACTTTCACTTATCATTTTTGAAATTGAAAGTGGTTTTGACTTTTGTTGATTTGGTTTGCGTAATTgacatattttttgtaattgtaattccgcccgattgtagctgagataggctccagcgcccccccgcgaccccgaagggattaagcggtagaaatggatggatggatggatggaattctgcatacaatttaaaaatatggTTTGCACTTCGGGCCACCGTAACATAATACAACAATACTTTCTACAATTTAGATCTTGAACAGGTTGCGTCGTTGGTATGAATATCTTTGAGAGTCATAGACAgatgtgggtagagtagccagaaattgtactcaagtaagagtactgttactttagagatttattactcaagtaaaagtaaggagtagtcacccaaatatttacttgagtaaaagtaaaaagtatgttgtgaaaaaactactcaagtactgagtaactgatgagtaacatacacacacatatcatctatatatatatatatatatatatatatatatacacacacacacacacacacacacacacacacatatatatatatatatacatacacacatatatatatatacacacacatatataaatatatatatatatatatatatatatatatacacacacacatttatatatatatatatatatatatacacatttatatatatatatatattcattaaaacacctttaacatgtaaacaaaaacggcaaaataaataaatataaattatatactgtgtatatatatatatatatatataaatgtgtatatatatatatatatatataaatgtgtgtatatatatatatatatatatatatatatacatacacacatatatatatatatacacacacatatataaatatatatatatatatatacacacacacacatatatatatatatatatatatatatatatatatatatatatatatatatatatatatatatatacacatttatatatatatatatatatgtatatatatatacagtatataatttatatttatttattttgccgtttttgtttacatgttaaaggtgttttaatgaatatatatatataaatatatatatatatatataaatgtgtatatatattatatatacactaccgttcaaaagtttggggtcacattgaaatgttcttatttttgaaggaaaagcactgtacttttcaatgaagataactttaaactagtcttaacttcaaagaaatacactctatacattactaatgtggtaaatgactattctagctgtaaatgtctggtttttggtgcaatatctacataggtgtctagaggcccatttccagcaactatcactccagtgttctaatggtacaatgtgtttgcgcattggctcagaaggctaattgatgattagaaaacccttgtgcaatcatgttcacacatctgaaaacagtttagctctttacagaagctacaaaactgaccttcctttgagcagattgagtttctggagcatcacatttgtggggtcaattaaacgctcaaaatggccagaaaaagagaactttcatctgaaactcgacagtctattcttgttcttagaaatgaaggccattccatgcgagaaattgctaagaaattgaatatttcctacaacggtgtgtactactcccttcagaggacagcacaaacaggctctaaccagagtagaaaaagaagtgggaggccgcgttgcacaagtgagcaagaagataagtaccgtacattagagtctctagtttgagaaacagacgcctcacaggtccccaactggcatcttcattaaaatagtacccgcaaaacaccagtgtcaacatctacagtgaagaggcggctgcgggattctgggcttcatggcagagtggcaaagaaaaagccatatctgagactggccaataaaagaaaaagattaagatgggcaaaagaacacagacattggacagaggaagactggaaaaaagtgttgtggatggatgaatccaagtttgaggtgtttggatcacaaagaagaacgtttgtgagacgcagaacaactgaaaagatgctggaagaatgcctgacgccatctgttaagcatggtggaggtcatgtgatggtctggggttgctctggtgctggtaaggtgggagatttgtacagggtaaaaaggattctgaataaggaaggctatcactccattttgcaacgccatgccatacccagtggacagcgcttgattggagctaatttcatcctacaacacgacaatgacccaaaacacacctccaaattgtgcaagaactatttagagaagaagcagacagctggtattctatcggtaatggagtggccagcgcagtcaccagatctgaaccccattgagctgttgtgggagcagcttgaccgtatggtacgcaagaagtgcccatccaaccaatccaacttgtgggagctgcttctagaagcgtggggtgcaatttctccagattacctcaacaaattaacagctagaatgccaaaggtctgcaatgctgtaattgctgcaaatggaggattctttgacgaaagcaaagtttgatgtaaaaaaaaatcttatttcaaatacaaatcattatttctaaccttgtcaatgtcttgactctattttctattcatttcacaacgtatggtggtgaataagtgtgacttttcatggaaaacacaaaattgtttgggtgaccccaaacttttgaacggtagtgtatatatatatattata is part of the Nerophis lumbriciformis linkage group LG19, RoL_Nlum_v2.1, whole genome shotgun sequence genome and encodes:
- the LOC133619051 gene encoding uncharacterized protein isoform X1, whose protein sequence is MKQPQPPHLKEDEEVPWCPNTKEEEEEPHLPHIKEEQEERCISQEGERFEGLDEFPVICVIVKNEEEIKGESEEREVEPQSSSSTQHMTREADGDHCEGTQANNLLAPLSESEDTTSHSSDTDDENSKAGMTCHSDNTHFKCAHCDKTFNYHSDLKTHMRKHTGEKPFKCSVCGRRFTRKGSLTTHMRIHTGEKPFLCSVCGTSFTRKGNLTTHMRTHTGEKSFVCSVCGKSFTLKGTLTTHMKIHTGEKLFKCSSRNESFIEKGNLARHMTKHSDKPFSCSVCNKSFSGRGILVTHMRIHTGDRPFICSVCGKGFTHKGNLTTHTKIHTGEKLFSCSVCGISCVQKVHLKEHMRTHTGEKPFVCSVCGKSYTQRGTLTTHMKIHNAVKPFSCSSCNEHFSEEKDLVRHMRIHTGENQFICSVCGKGFGRKPQLKRHMRIHTGEKPFSCSSCNKSFSERTNLLTHMRLHTGEKPFICSICGKSFIQKISLTTHTRLFHVQAAAKASVI
- the LOC133619051 gene encoding uncharacterized protein isoform X2, with product MKQPQPPHLKEDEEVPWCPNTKEEEEEPHLPHIKEEQEERCISQEGERFEGLDEFPVICVIVKNEEEIKGESEEREVEPQSSSSTQHMTREADGDHCEGTQANNLLAPLSESEDTTSHSSDTDDENSKAELTQFWCLKGRIVSIPGCGLWTNTILTGGGEAWHSNYTFN